Proteins encoded by one window of Chondromyces crocatus:
- a CDS encoding autotransporter assembly complex protein TamA yields the protein MNPRSLPTRPALALHPLMGALYGALALLLFGVGCTRALERPPCSRPDLSGCPIESVYVEGNGRVGGGDIKGAVATAETSRLLGGALENVPLLRILDAVSVKYERFDRFVLERDLARVERYYQARGYYDARARAGRVHRLEDGEGGRVVVEIVVEEGQPVVVGPIATPLDQRPRLYKDKPECHRELGDKPVRLEWEDWTIQKGFVVLGKVLEASANTKSGKPFEEDNYQETKQMLIDVLTERGFPYGKVDGFVCVDLVARKAQVTYRIGLGPRSTFGPIKIEGLGDLPERPIRAALKMEEGETFSSDKLSAAQRSLSEFGVFGAIDIQVQKSPEGEPPNPVVPVTFKLQPTTMRNVKLGGGGELGGRTEAHLVAGWEDRNFLGGLRRLNVEVRPGVVFYPTIFFDRLPTRLLPEIQLRSEFRQPDVFDPRTTAVLRGSARWYRLLTGQFNKEDVITEGDENIVGYREFAGAVGLERPFLHGDILNVGLFYNLQFNDPFSYNKDAPPAGFRSLLLPSIQTTVTLDLRRDSANKPTRIAPHRGFWATLDAEVAGYLYGDADDVRLQPEIRTYIPLSKKTTIALRLLVGMLFPSNYGQNISNPNVSEDLKARDLQLLQFRAFFSGGPNSNRGYTYNEVGPHGLVPSLTGLSDGLVPTGGLSMWEASVELRTPIVGDLGMALFVDASDITSTVLSYRLTHPHLSTGIGLRYATPIGPLRVDLGFRVPCAQVIGYCGSDLPPGEGRPGTLVGLPLAFNLGIGEAF from the coding sequence TTGAATCCTCGCTCGCTGCCGACACGACCTGCTCTCGCTCTCCACCCCCTGATGGGGGCGCTGTACGGCGCGCTCGCGCTGCTTCTCTTCGGCGTGGGCTGTACGCGGGCGCTGGAGCGGCCGCCGTGCTCGCGTCCGGACCTCAGCGGCTGCCCCATCGAGTCGGTGTACGTCGAAGGGAACGGGAGGGTCGGCGGAGGGGACATCAAGGGTGCTGTCGCCACGGCCGAGACCTCGCGCCTCCTCGGCGGAGCGCTGGAGAACGTCCCTCTTCTCCGGATCCTCGACGCGGTGAGCGTGAAGTACGAGCGCTTCGACCGCTTCGTGCTGGAGCGGGACCTCGCCCGGGTGGAGCGGTACTACCAGGCCCGAGGCTACTACGACGCCCGTGCTCGCGCCGGCCGGGTGCACCGGCTCGAAGACGGTGAGGGCGGGCGGGTCGTCGTGGAGATCGTCGTCGAGGAGGGGCAGCCCGTCGTCGTCGGTCCCATCGCGACCCCGCTCGATCAGCGCCCTCGGCTCTACAAGGACAAGCCCGAATGCCACCGGGAGCTCGGCGACAAGCCGGTGCGGCTGGAGTGGGAAGACTGGACGATCCAGAAGGGGTTCGTGGTGCTCGGGAAGGTGCTGGAGGCCAGCGCCAACACCAAGTCTGGCAAGCCCTTCGAGGAGGACAACTACCAGGAGACGAAGCAGATGCTCATCGACGTGCTCACGGAGCGCGGCTTCCCGTACGGGAAGGTCGATGGGTTCGTCTGCGTGGACCTCGTCGCGCGCAAGGCGCAGGTGACCTACCGCATCGGTCTCGGTCCCAGGTCGACGTTCGGCCCGATCAAGATCGAAGGGCTCGGCGATCTTCCCGAGCGCCCCATCCGGGCGGCGCTGAAGATGGAGGAAGGGGAGACCTTCTCCAGTGACAAGCTGAGCGCGGCGCAGCGGTCCCTGTCGGAGTTCGGGGTCTTCGGCGCCATCGACATCCAGGTGCAGAAATCACCGGAGGGCGAGCCGCCGAATCCCGTGGTGCCGGTGACCTTCAAGCTACAGCCCACGACGATGCGCAACGTGAAGCTCGGCGGTGGTGGAGAGCTGGGTGGTCGGACGGAGGCCCACCTCGTGGCCGGGTGGGAGGACAGGAACTTCCTTGGCGGACTGCGGCGCCTCAACGTGGAGGTGCGCCCGGGCGTCGTCTTCTATCCGACGATCTTCTTCGATCGCCTGCCGACGAGGCTGCTGCCCGAAATTCAGCTGCGCTCCGAGTTCCGCCAGCCCGACGTGTTCGATCCACGGACCACGGCCGTGCTGCGTGGCTCTGCGCGCTGGTATCGGTTGCTCACGGGGCAGTTCAACAAGGAGGACGTGATCACCGAGGGGGACGAGAACATCGTCGGCTACCGCGAGTTTGCTGGAGCGGTCGGTCTGGAGCGTCCCTTCCTGCACGGAGACATCCTCAACGTCGGCCTGTTCTACAACCTGCAGTTCAACGATCCGTTCTCGTACAACAAGGATGCTCCCCCTGCCGGCTTCAGGAGCCTGCTCCTTCCTTCGATCCAGACGACCGTCACCCTCGATCTACGGCGCGACTCGGCGAACAAACCGACGCGCATCGCGCCTCACCGGGGGTTCTGGGCGACGCTCGATGCCGAGGTGGCCGGCTACCTGTACGGGGACGCGGACGACGTGCGGCTCCAACCGGAGATCCGCACGTACATCCCGCTGTCGAAGAAGACGACGATCGCCCTGCGCTTGCTGGTCGGCATGCTGTTCCCCAGCAACTACGGCCAGAACATCAGCAACCCGAACGTATCGGAAGACCTGAAGGCGCGCGACCTGCAGCTCCTCCAGTTCCGCGCGTTCTTCAGCGGCGGGCCCAACAGCAACCGTGGCTACACCTACAACGAGGTCGGGCCTCATGGGCTCGTTCCGAGCCTCACGGGGCTGAGTGACGGGCTCGTGCCGACCGGCGGTCTCTCGATGTGGGAAGCGAGCGTGGAACTGCGCACGCCGATCGTGGGGGATCTCGGGATGGCTTTGTTCGTCGACGCGAGCGACATCACGAGCACCGTCCTGTCCTACCGGCTCACCCACCCGCACCTGAGCACGGGGATCGGCCTGCGGTACGCGACTCCCATCGGCCCCTTGCGCGTGGATCTCGGTTTCCGCGTGCCGTGCGCGCAGGTGATCGGGTACTGCGGTTCTGATCTGCCACCCGGCGAAGGTCGCCCCGGTACGCTCGTCGGCCTCCCCCTCGCGTTCAACCTCGGCATCGGAGAGGCTTTCTGA
- a CDS encoding NmrA family NAD(P)-binding protein, with translation MTGASGNTGRQIARRLVDLGLRVRTATRSHEAPGAAPEHVRFEWTDPSSHDEALRGADRIYLVAPAYVDDPSTIMLPFLARALDLGVQRFVLLSASVIPEGAPGLGLVHRFMRERAPEWTVLQPSWFMQNFLTEKHHHGAGLLREGRIATATGDGRVGFVDTVDIAEVAVRALCDAQSHDTVHVITGPEALSYGEIASILSRVTGRPMRHEAIDIADSCRRMVASGMPERYAQFLAHLEDLIRQGAEDRVTSTVLNVTGRPPKTFEEVARTHLRAETANSTTPP, from the coding sequence GTGACCGGCGCCTCGGGAAATACTGGCCGGCAGATCGCGAGACGCCTGGTGGACCTCGGCCTGCGCGTACGCACGGCGACGCGTTCGCACGAGGCCCCAGGCGCCGCTCCGGAGCACGTACGCTTCGAGTGGACCGACCCTTCCAGCCACGACGAGGCGCTCCGCGGCGCCGACCGGATCTACCTCGTCGCCCCCGCCTACGTCGACGATCCCTCGACGATCATGCTCCCCTTCCTGGCGCGTGCGCTCGATCTCGGCGTCCAGCGCTTCGTCCTGCTCAGCGCTTCTGTGATCCCCGAAGGGGCTCCTGGCCTCGGCCTCGTCCATCGCTTCATGCGCGAACGCGCGCCGGAGTGGACCGTGCTCCAACCTTCCTGGTTCATGCAGAACTTCCTCACCGAGAAGCATCACCACGGCGCCGGCCTCCTGCGCGAGGGAAGGATCGCGACGGCCACAGGGGACGGTCGGGTCGGGTTCGTCGATACGGTGGACATCGCAGAGGTCGCAGTCCGGGCGCTCTGCGACGCGCAATCCCACGACACGGTCCACGTCATCACCGGACCCGAGGCGCTGAGCTACGGCGAGATCGCCAGCATCCTGTCTCGCGTGACGGGTCGTCCCATGCGTCACGAAGCGATCGACATCGCCGACTCCTGCCGCCGCATGGTCGCAAGTGGAATGCCGGAGCGCTACGCGCAGTTCCTCGCCCACCTGGAAGATCTCATCCGGCAAGGCGCCGAGGACCGCGTGACCTCCACGGTCCTGAACGTCACGGGTCGCCCGCCAAAGACCTTCGAGGAGGTTGCTCGAACGCACCTTCGAGCGGAAACGGCGAACTCTACGACCCCACCATGA
- the mdcA gene encoding malonate decarboxylase subunit alpha, which yields MERAATWIRDRRIATGDIVAALEALLEPGDRVALEGNNQKQADFLSRALARVDPARVHALHLLISSISRPEHLTLFEEGIARKVDFAFAGPQSLRVAQLLEDGKLEIGAIYTYIELYARMFVDLTPHIALVCAAQADASGNLYTGPNTEDTPTIVEATAFRQGIVIAQVNEIVDALPRVDIPSSWVDLVVVADRPFAVEPLFTRDPRHIHELQVLTAMMVIRGIYERHGVTSLNHGIGFDTAAIELLLPTYGERLGLRGKICRNWALNPHPTLIPAIESGWVESVHCFGSEVGMEDYVRARPDVFFTGADGSLRSNRVLCQLAGQYGVDLFVGSTLQLDADANSSTVTLGRLAGFGGAPNMGHDPRGRRHSTPAWLELATASGPLVRGHKLVVQLVETFHKGGEPAIVESLDAIEVGKKSGMPIAPVMIYGDDVSHVVTEEGIAYLFKAEGAEERRAALAAIAGATPIGLRADPARTATLRARGVVAFPEDLGVARLEASRSLLAARNIEDLVAWSGGLYKPPPRFKSW from the coding sequence ATGGAGCGCGCTGCGACCTGGATCAGGGACCGTCGGATCGCCACCGGCGACATCGTCGCAGCACTCGAAGCCCTCCTGGAGCCAGGAGATCGGGTAGCGCTCGAAGGCAACAACCAGAAGCAGGCCGACTTCCTCTCGCGCGCCCTCGCGCGTGTCGATCCTGCACGCGTGCACGCTCTCCACCTGCTCATCTCCAGCATCAGCCGGCCGGAGCACCTCACGCTCTTCGAGGAGGGCATCGCCCGCAAGGTCGACTTCGCCTTCGCCGGACCGCAAAGCCTGCGCGTGGCGCAGCTCCTGGAAGACGGCAAGCTGGAGATTGGCGCGATCTACACCTACATCGAGCTCTATGCCCGGATGTTCGTGGACCTCACCCCGCACATCGCGCTGGTCTGCGCGGCACAGGCCGACGCCAGTGGCAATCTGTACACGGGCCCGAACACCGAGGATACGCCGACCATCGTCGAGGCGACGGCATTCCGCCAGGGCATCGTCATCGCCCAGGTGAACGAGATCGTGGACGCGCTGCCCCGCGTCGACATCCCCAGCTCCTGGGTCGATCTCGTCGTCGTCGCCGATCGCCCCTTCGCGGTCGAGCCCCTCTTCACCCGCGACCCACGGCACATCCACGAGCTGCAGGTGCTCACGGCCATGATGGTCATCCGGGGCATCTACGAGCGACACGGCGTGACCTCGCTCAACCACGGCATTGGCTTCGACACCGCGGCGATCGAGCTGCTCCTGCCCACCTACGGGGAACGTCTCGGCCTGCGCGGCAAGATCTGCCGCAACTGGGCGCTCAATCCCCATCCCACCCTCATCCCCGCCATCGAGAGCGGCTGGGTCGAGAGCGTTCACTGCTTCGGCTCCGAGGTCGGCATGGAGGACTATGTTCGCGCTCGCCCCGATGTCTTCTTCACCGGCGCGGACGGCAGCCTCCGCTCGAACCGCGTCCTCTGTCAGCTCGCCGGCCAGTACGGTGTCGACCTCTTCGTCGGTTCCACCCTCCAGCTCGACGCCGACGCCAACTCGTCCACCGTCACCCTCGGCCGACTCGCCGGCTTCGGCGGCGCCCCCAACATGGGCCACGACCCGCGCGGACGCCGACACAGCACACCAGCCTGGCTCGAACTCGCCACCGCCAGCGGCCCGCTCGTCCGCGGCCACAAGCTCGTCGTCCAGCTCGTCGAGACCTTCCACAAGGGCGGCGAGCCCGCGATCGTCGAGTCCCTCGATGCCATCGAGGTGGGCAAGAAGAGCGGCATGCCCATCGCCCCGGTCATGATCTACGGCGATGACGTCAGCCACGTGGTGACGGAAGAGGGCATCGCTTACCTCTTCAAGGCCGAGGGCGCCGAGGAACGACGCGCGGCCCTCGCCGCGATCGCCGGCGCCACCCCCATCGGCCTGCGCGCCGATCCCGCCAGGACGGCCACGCTCCGCGCCCGCGGGGTCGTCGCGTTTCCGGAAGATCTCGGCGTCGCCCGCCTGGAAGCCAGCCGCTCGCTGCTCGCGGCCCGGAACATCGAAGACCTGGTCGCCTGGTCGGGCGGGCTCTACAAACCACCTCCCCGCTTCAAGAGCTGGTAG
- a CDS encoding triphosphoribosyl-dephospho-CoA synthase: MLDTCSSPSVGPAARLDAHHLGALATATLIAEAELTPKPALVDQRGRGAHTDLDLALMVRSACALQPSFVAMARAATGARPSQHLRERLALLGREAETTMLTVTAGANAHRGAIWALGLLVAAAAITGPGAPTHLAGTAGAIARFPDRAAPPSPSPSHGSAARARYGVTGARGEACAGFPHVLEHGLPALRAARARGLDSTHARLDALLTLMAHLDDTCLLHRGGLLALHAAQRGARAVLDAGGTSTDAGLAALHQLDTHLLSLNASPGGAADVLAATLFLDALDPHAHDELPLDPPADARRPAPQESHHGTARL; encoded by the coding sequence ATGCTCGACACCTGCTCCTCCCCTTCCGTCGGACCAGCCGCCAGGCTCGACGCCCACCACCTCGGCGCCCTCGCCACGGCCACCCTGATCGCCGAAGCCGAGCTCACGCCCAAGCCGGCGCTGGTCGACCAGCGCGGCCGCGGAGCGCACACCGATCTCGATCTCGCGCTCATGGTGCGCTCGGCCTGCGCCCTCCAGCCCAGCTTCGTCGCCATGGCCAGGGCAGCCACGGGCGCGCGTCCCTCGCAGCACCTCCGCGAGCGCCTCGCGCTCCTCGGCCGGGAAGCCGAGACCACCATGCTCACCGTGACCGCTGGCGCCAACGCCCATCGCGGCGCCATCTGGGCCCTCGGCCTGCTCGTCGCCGCCGCCGCCATCACCGGCCCCGGAGCGCCCACCCACCTCGCTGGCACGGCAGGCGCCATTGCCCGCTTCCCGGATCGCGCCGCGCCCCCCTCCCCTTCACCCAGCCACGGCAGCGCCGCCCGCGCCCGCTACGGGGTCACCGGCGCCCGCGGGGAAGCCTGCGCCGGCTTCCCCCACGTCCTCGAGCACGGCCTGCCTGCACTTCGCGCCGCTCGCGCTCGTGGCCTCGACAGCACCCACGCCCGCCTCGACGCGCTGCTCACCCTCATGGCGCACCTCGACGACACCTGCCTCCTGCACCGCGGCGGCCTCCTCGCCCTCCATGCAGCCCAGCGTGGCGCGCGCGCCGTCCTCGACGCGGGCGGTACCTCCACCGACGCGGGCCTCGCCGCCCTGCACCAGCTGGATACTCACCTCCTCTCCCTCAACGCCTCCCCTGGCGGCGCTGCCGACGTCCTCGCCGCGACCCTCTTCCTCGACGCCCTCGACCCCCACGCGCACGACGAGCTCCCCCTCGACCCTCCCGCCGACGCGCGCCGACCCGCCCCTCAGGAGAGCCACCATGGAACAGCTCGCCTTTGA
- a CDS encoding malonate decarboxylase subunit delta: MEQLAFDYPDREPIQRRAHVGVVGSGDLEVLLEPSTDRALHVRIRTSVDGYEKVWKNVVDRFASRFTGAARIEINDFGATPGTVMLRLEQAAEKIRA, encoded by the coding sequence ATGGAACAGCTCGCCTTTGACTACCCCGACCGCGAGCCCATCCAGCGACGTGCCCACGTCGGCGTGGTGGGCTCTGGCGACCTGGAGGTGCTCCTGGAGCCCTCGACCGACCGCGCCCTCCACGTCCGCATCCGCACCAGCGTCGACGGCTACGAAAAGGTCTGGAAGAACGTCGTCGATCGCTTCGCCAGCCGCTTCACGGGCGCTGCTCGCATCGAGATCAACGACTTCGGCGCCACCCCTGGCACGGTGATGCTCCGCCTCGAACAGGCTGCAGAGAAGATCCGCGCATGA
- a CDS encoding biotin-independent malonate decarboxylase subunit beta gives MSRPDEARHEPLTPPRPLFLARQSVVEMTARQRAHALLDPGSFRELLDPFERLESPWLARQGIVPQSDDGVVIARGTFGGEQAVVAAIESAFQGGSMGEVSAMKIACALDLARADHEAGRPVRPILFLETGGVRLQEANLGLGIIAEIHAALVALRRLTPVVGILAGPVGCFGGMSLAAALCSHLIVTREARLGMNGPEVIEQEAGIDELDASDRRLVWSLLGGEQRYATGLADALVDDDLDAVKRAVHKAFAHPRGPGHHRTEQIDLYLERLAPLDPSADLTGPTLRTLWPREDDHG, from the coding sequence ATGTCCCGTCCCGACGAAGCTCGCCACGAGCCCCTCACCCCGCCACGCCCCCTCTTCCTCGCGCGCCAGAGCGTCGTCGAGATGACCGCGCGCCAGCGCGCCCACGCGCTCCTCGATCCGGGCAGCTTCCGCGAGCTACTCGACCCCTTCGAGCGCCTCGAATCCCCCTGGCTCGCCCGCCAGGGCATCGTCCCCCAGTCCGACGATGGCGTGGTCATCGCGCGCGGCACCTTCGGCGGAGAGCAGGCCGTGGTCGCCGCCATCGAGAGCGCCTTTCAAGGCGGCAGCATGGGGGAGGTCTCGGCCATGAAGATCGCTTGCGCCCTCGACCTCGCGCGTGCCGACCACGAAGCTGGCCGCCCCGTGCGCCCCATCCTCTTCCTGGAGACCGGCGGCGTCCGCCTCCAGGAGGCCAACCTCGGCCTCGGCATCATCGCCGAGATCCACGCCGCTCTCGTCGCTCTCCGCCGCCTCACCCCCGTCGTCGGCATCCTCGCCGGCCCCGTCGGCTGCTTCGGCGGCATGTCGCTCGCTGCCGCCCTGTGCAGCCACCTCATCGTCACCCGCGAGGCACGCCTCGGCATGAACGGCCCCGAGGTCATCGAGCAAGAGGCCGGCATCGACGAACTCGACGCCTCCGATCGCCGCCTCGTCTGGAGCCTTCTCGGCGGCGAGCAACGCTACGCGACCGGCCTCGCCGACGCACTCGTCGACGATGACCTCGATGCCGTGAAGCGCGCCGTTCACAAAGCCTTCGCCCATCCTCGCGGCCCCGGCCACCATCGCACCGAGCAGATCGACCTCTACCTGGAGCGCCTCGCCCCCCTCGATCCGTCCGCCGATCTCACCGGCCCTACCCTGCGCACCCTCTGGCCTCGCGAGGACGACCATGGCTGA